In Liquorilactobacillus nagelii DSM 13675, the following proteins share a genomic window:
- a CDS encoding response regulator transcription factor — MSKTRILLVEDDQEVGRLITMTLKANQYQFEWARDGQTALASQRLFQPAVILLDLGLPDIDGVLVIEKIRQNQLTPIIVISARSDETDKITALDKGADDYLIKPFSINEMLARIRVALRRKAYLENTHDEQRIYQNGPLKIDFFSQTAYLDQQPLNLTETTYNLLCLLADNTAKVLTHGFLMRTLWPDKPLNDTTSLRVAIAALRKELEPERESLKFIKTHIGVGYSFIQN, encoded by the coding sequence ATGAGTAAAACACGAATTTTATTAGTCGAAGATGACCAAGAGGTTGGTCGCTTGATAACGATGACATTGAAAGCAAATCAATATCAATTTGAGTGGGCTAGGGATGGACAAACAGCATTGGCGAGTCAACGCTTGTTTCAACCAGCTGTGATTTTACTCGATCTGGGTCTGCCAGACATAGATGGGGTATTAGTAATTGAAAAAATTCGTCAAAATCAATTAACACCAATTATTGTAATTTCGGCTCGCAGTGATGAAACAGATAAAATCACTGCTTTAGATAAGGGAGCAGATGATTATCTGATCAAACCATTTTCAATTAATGAAATGTTGGCACGGATTAGAGTTGCTTTAAGACGGAAGGCCTATTTGGAAAATACGCATGATGAGCAGCGTATTTATCAAAATGGTCCCTTAAAAATTGACTTTTTCAGTCAAACGGCTTACTTAGACCAACAACCGCTTAATTTAACTGAAACGACGTATAATTTACTGTGTCTGCTGGCCGATAACACAGCCAAAGTATTAACACATGGTTTTTTAATGCGAACTCTGTGGCCTGATAAACCGCTGAATGATACCACTTCTCTTCGCGTGGCAATTGCTGCTTTGCGAAAAGAACTTGAACCAGAACGCGAATCGCTTAAATTTATTAAAACTCACATTGGTGTTGGATATAGTTTTATTCAAAATTAA
- a CDS encoding KUP/HAK/KT family potassium transporter, protein MKMGKKGRLSLIGCLITLGVVYGDIGTSPLYVMSALLNDLGKQHLTTEYILGCLSLIFWTLMLITTIKYVLIAMSASNKGEGGIFALYALVRKNAKWLLLPALIGGAALLADGTLTPAVTVTSALEGLKGLAIHGQVFVNDQTDVVIGTIIILAVLFIVQNFGTASIGKAFGPIMVLWFGFLAFFGIVNLSSNWGVLRALSPVYGIQLLFSSANPMGIFILGSIFLATTGAEALYSDMGHVGRINIYATWPLVYLALILNYFGQGAWILKHAANQQLMTNPFYQMLPNEFRLPGIILATLAAIIASQALITGSFTLVEEAMGLKLLPHLKITYPSLERGQVYINKINWLLCACTLLIVLYFQSSDRMEAAYGLAITLTMLMTTLLLHNYLQQKIKSFGSSVFLVIFGLIEILFLLASLTKIMRGGYITLLLTLLILTVMIIWYFGNHMRDNLMDESEKVSLFKYRKQLIELSQDTSIPLFMSNVVMLAKVKPDYSVKREVLYSILDKQPKRAKVYWFVTVNTTDEPDTSYYTVDMMGTRNVVNLQLYLGFKTSHQISGYLRQVVNDLINKGAIDKQPQKYTTLAGRQIGDFCFIMIRELLSVDTALPAWKHWLISARIFLQNHSTTPIQWFGLQFSDVRTEQVPLFLKRRKLKKVYLKEIKNSTK, encoded by the coding sequence ATGAAAATGGGGAAAAAAGGGCGTCTGTCATTAATTGGGTGCTTAATAACTTTAGGGGTAGTCTACGGTGATATTGGAACCTCACCGTTATATGTAATGAGTGCGTTATTAAATGATCTAGGAAAGCAGCATTTAACAACAGAATATATTTTAGGTTGTCTGTCATTAATTTTTTGGACATTAATGCTGATTACCACGATTAAGTATGTCTTAATTGCGATGAGTGCGTCCAACAAAGGTGAAGGAGGAATTTTTGCACTTTACGCTTTAGTTCGAAAAAATGCCAAATGGCTTTTGTTGCCAGCGTTGATCGGCGGTGCAGCCTTATTAGCAGACGGAACCTTAACTCCAGCTGTAACTGTTACTAGTGCACTGGAAGGACTGAAAGGATTGGCCATCCATGGACAGGTTTTTGTAAATGATCAAACTGATGTTGTTATTGGTACAATTATTATTTTAGCTGTTTTATTTATTGTTCAGAATTTTGGTACAGCATCAATTGGCAAAGCTTTTGGACCAATTATGGTTTTGTGGTTTGGATTTTTAGCATTTTTTGGAATAGTCAATCTGAGCTCGAATTGGGGTGTGTTGCGGGCTTTATCACCAGTTTATGGGATTCAACTATTGTTTTCATCGGCTAATCCAATGGGTATTTTTATTTTAGGCAGTATTTTTCTGGCTACTACGGGAGCGGAAGCACTTTATTCAGATATGGGACATGTTGGTCGGATAAACATTTATGCAACTTGGCCATTAGTGTATCTTGCTTTAATTTTGAATTATTTCGGTCAAGGAGCATGGATTTTAAAGCACGCTGCTAATCAGCAATTAATGACTAATCCTTTTTATCAAATGCTACCAAATGAGTTTCGCTTACCAGGAATTATTTTGGCGACTTTAGCCGCAATTATTGCATCCCAAGCTTTAATAACTGGTTCGTTCACTTTAGTTGAAGAAGCAATGGGGTTAAAATTATTACCCCATTTAAAAATTACTTATCCAAGTTTAGAGCGTGGTCAAGTCTATATTAACAAAATTAATTGGTTATTATGTGCTTGTACGTTATTAATTGTGTTGTATTTTCAATCCTCAGATCGCATGGAGGCTGCCTACGGTTTAGCAATTACATTAACAATGTTGATGACAACGTTATTACTTCACAATTATTTACAGCAAAAAATAAAATCTTTTGGGTCAAGTGTATTTTTAGTTATTTTTGGATTAATTGAAATTCTTTTTCTGTTGGCAAGTTTAACTAAGATTATGCGTGGTGGTTATATTACTTTGTTATTAACGCTATTGATTTTGACCGTGATGATTATCTGGTATTTTGGCAATCATATGCGTGATAATTTAATGGATGAATCGGAAAAGGTTTCACTATTTAAATACCGCAAACAATTGATTGAGCTATCCCAAGATACTAGCATTCCGCTTTTTATGAGTAATGTAGTTATGCTGGCAAAGGTTAAACCTGATTATAGTGTTAAGCGAGAAGTTTTGTACTCGATTTTGGATAAACAGCCAAAAAGAGCGAAAGTTTATTGGTTTGTGACAGTTAATACGACAGACGAACCAGATACTAGTTATTATACGGTTGATATGATGGGAACTCGAAATGTAGTTAATCTACAACTTTATTTAGGTTTTAAAACAAGTCATCAGATCAGCGGCTATTTGCGTCAAGTCGTTAACGATTTAATTAATAAAGGAGCAATTGATAAACAGCCGCAAAAATATACGACTTTAGCGGGTCGACAAATTGGTGATTTTTGTTTTATTATGATTCGTGAACTATTGTCAGTTGACACTGCTTTACCAGCTTGGAAACACTGGTTGATTTCAGCACGAATTTTTTTGCAAAATCATAGTACAACACCAATTCAGTGGTTTGGTTTACAATTTAGTGATGTTCGGACTGAACAGGTGCCATTATTTTTGAAG